The Pseudodesulfovibrio alkaliphilus DNA segment ATCTGCCTGTACTCCTGGAACAAGGCGGACATGCTGGGCCAGACCCTTGAGAGTCTGAGCCGCTCCGCCATCGGCCCGGCCCGCATCGACGTGCTGCTCAACGGCTGCACCGACCACAGCCGCGAGGTGGTGGAGAAGGCCCGCGCCCTGTTCCCCCATAACCAGCTCACGGTCCACGATCTGCATGTGAACATCGGCGCCCCGGCAGCGCGCAACTGGCTGACCAACCTGCCCGAAGTGCGAACCTCGGACTATATCGCCTTTCTCGACGACGATGTCACGGTGCAGGAGGACTGGCTGGCCGCCTTTCTCACCGTGGCCGAAACCGACCCCGAAATCGGCGCCGTGGGCTGCAAGGTGCTTCACCCTGGCGAACCGGCCATGTACCAGTATCTCTTCCGCTACGTGGCCATCGCCGACCACGGGCTGCTCAGGATGAGCCTGCCCGCCCCGGAAAACATGTACGACACCCGTCTCTACGACGTGATCCGGGAGACCAGGAGCGTCATGGGCTGTCTGCACCTCTTGCGCACCAGTGCCCTGGCCGGCATCCCGGCGGGCTTCGACATCCGCTTCAGTCCGTCGCAGGTGGACGACATCGACCACGACATAGCCCTGTGCCTCAACGGATACCGGATCATGTACTGCGGCACGGTGGCCTGCGTCCACCACCAATCCAGCGGGAAAAACGAGACCAAGGCCACCCTGGCCAAACCGGATCTCGGGGCCATCATGGGCAACGACATCAAGTTCTACTTCAAACACGCCGACCACCTGGACCGGCTCAAGGCTCTGGACAACCTGAGCCTTGATCTGGGCGTCCCTCTGCCGGAATTCTAGGGCTGGCGCTCGTTTCGTGCCAGGAAGCAGCACCCTCCGACCCATTATCAATATACAGAAGCTTGACGAACCGCCCGGTCAGCGGGCATAGCACCCCCTCGAACCAATGACACGGGACAGCGCAGACTGCCCCACCCCCCAAAAGGACGACCAAGGGTTTCCATGCCAAAAGATCTGATTATCGTCGAGTCCCCGGCCAAGGTGAAGACCATCAGCAAGTTCCTGGGCAAGGACTACATGGTGGACGCCTCGGTGGGCCATGTGCGCGACCTGCCCACCCGCGACCTGGGCGTGGACGAGGAGAACGGGTTCACCCCCCGCTACGAGGTCATCCAGGGCAAGGAGGACGTGGTCAAACGCCTCAAGGCCGCGGCCAAAAAGGCAGGCACCGTCTATCTCGCCCCTGACCCGGACCGCGAGGGGGAGGCCATCGCCTGGCACGTGGCCGAGCTGCTCAAGCCGGTCAACGACAACATCCGGCGCATCCAGTTCAACGAGATCACGGCCCGCGCCGTCAGGGAAGCCCTGGAAAACGCCCAGGAGCTCAACGAAAACCTTTTCGACTCCCAGCAGGCCCGGCGCATCCTGGACCGGCTGGTGGGCTACAAGATTTCCCCCATCCTCTGGAAAAACGTCAAGCGCGGCATTTCGGCCGGACGGGTCCAGTCCGTGGCGCTCAAGCTCCTGGTGGAACGCGAGAAGGAACGCCGGGCCTTCACGGCCGACGAATACTGGCCCTTCAAGGTGCTGCTCGAGGGAGAAAACCCGCCCCCCTTCTGGCTTGAGCTGCACAAGCTCTCAGACAAGACGGTCAAGCCCGGCGTCAACCACATCGCCTCAGCCGACGAGGCCGAAGCGCTCCAAAAGACCCTGGAAGGCGGCGCGTTCGCCGTGGAATCGGTGCAGGAGAAGCAGCGCAAGCGCGACCCCCTGCCCCCCTTCATCACCTCCACCCTGCAACAGGATGCCAACCGGCGGCTCGGCTTCTCGGCCAAGCGGACCATGTCCGTGGCCCAGCGCCTCTACGAGGGCGTGGAGCTGGGCAGGCGCGGCACCACCGCCCTGATCACCTACATGCGTACCGACTCGGTACGCATCGCCAAGGAGGCGCAGGAATCGGCCAGGGAACTGATCATCGACCGTTTCGGGGCTGACTACTATCCGCCCAAGACCCGGAATTTCAAGACCAAGGGCGGGGCTCAGGACGCCCACGAGGCCATCCGGCCCGTGGATGTGACCATCACCCCCGACGAGGTCAAGACCCTGTTGCCGTCGGAGCAGTACCGCCTCTACCGCCTCATCTGGCAGCGTTTCGTGGCCTCGCAGATGGCGGCCGCCAACTTCTGGGACACCACCGTGCTGGTCAAGGCCCCCAGGACCCAGTGGCGGGCCAAGGGCGAGCGCATGCTTTTCCCCGGTTTCCTCGCGGCCATGGACAAGGGAACGGCCGAGGCCGAAACCGAACTGCCCAAGCTGACCGAGGGCGAAACCCTGCGCCTGAACGAACTGAAGAAGGAGCAGAAGTTCACCCAGCCACCGCCTCGCTACTCGGAGGCCTCGCTGGTCAAGACCCTGGAGGAGCTGGGCATCGGCAGACCCTCCACCTACGCGGCCATCATCTCCACCCTGCTTGATCGCGAGTACGCCCGCCAGGAGGAAAAGCGCTTCGTGCCCACCGAGCTCGGCTTCATCGTCTCTGATCAGCTCTCCGAACATTTCGAGGCCCTGATGGATGTCGGCTTCACTGCCCGCATGGAGGACCTGCTCGACGACGTGGCCGCGGGCAAGCAGGACTGGGTCAAGCTGCTCAAGGAGTTCGGCGACGACTTCTACCCCACCCTGGACAAGGCCCGCTCCGGCATGGCCCGCTCCCAGCAGGAAACGGACATCGTCTGCGAGAACTGCGGCAAGCCCATGGCCATCAAATTCGGGCGGACAGGCGAATTTCTCGGCTGCACAGGGTTTCCTGCCTGCCGCACCATCAAGAACTTCACCCGCGACGAGAACGGGGGCATCAAGGTCGTGGAGCGCGAAACCCCTGAGGAAACCGGGGTGGAATGCGACAAGTGCGGCCGCCCCATGGCCATCAAGCAAAGCCGTCG contains these protein-coding regions:
- the topA gene encoding type I DNA topoisomerase; this translates as MPKDLIIVESPAKVKTISKFLGKDYMVDASVGHVRDLPTRDLGVDEENGFTPRYEVIQGKEDVVKRLKAAAKKAGTVYLAPDPDREGEAIAWHVAELLKPVNDNIRRIQFNEITARAVREALENAQELNENLFDSQQARRILDRLVGYKISPILWKNVKRGISAGRVQSVALKLLVEREKERRAFTADEYWPFKVLLEGENPPPFWLELHKLSDKTVKPGVNHIASADEAEALQKTLEGGAFAVESVQEKQRKRDPLPPFITSTLQQDANRRLGFSAKRTMSVAQRLYEGVELGRRGTTALITYMRTDSVRIAKEAQESARELIIDRFGADYYPPKTRNFKTKGGAQDAHEAIRPVDVTITPDEVKTLLPSEQYRLYRLIWQRFVASQMAAANFWDTTVLVKAPRTQWRAKGERMLFPGFLAAMDKGTAEAETELPKLTEGETLRLNELKKEQKFTQPPPRYSEASLVKTLEELGIGRPSTYAAIISTLLDREYARQEEKRFVPTELGFIVSDQLSEHFEALMDVGFTARMEDLLDDVAAGKQDWVKLLKEFGDDFYPTLDKARSGMARSQQETDIVCENCGKPMAIKFGRTGEFLGCTGFPACRTIKNFTRDENGGIKVVERETPEETGVECDKCGRPMAIKQSRRGEFLGCTGYPDCKNIVNFERDAEGKITVVEADKPKVVGVCPDCGGELLLKKARTGSRFIACSNYPDCTYAEPFSTGVPCPEEGCTGELVEKSSRRGKVFYSCSAYPKCDYAVWNWPVKEPCPKCGHPILTRKTTRDKGEHLACPRKGCGFTRGIDDNGEDSGDEG
- a CDS encoding glycosyltransferase family A protein, with translation MNERYLQTFQYGMSAQLRELSLDEVLLYVRNHLHSFLLDESVCFCFIERLANDPDAAGNETAQKALLYLLDKALQHRPFRLGLLEAAVRLTGNPQVRQRMDLVARHMREKETYDLITGLDLKHDAEEVGEFLAGLTRVCPDHVPAAQYALYVGRLLGVSAEPWLENFVCPEPLRRDWDMALFNHHATLCDFDRAMALWPTLSHASLRETGLNLAAAMFVAAGETETAIRLYENSLRQDPRQTPVRLRLAQLQSPFAADASLLSRRRVNICLYSWNKADMLGQTLESLSRSAIGPARIDVLLNGCTDHSREVVEKARALFPHNQLTVHDLHVNIGAPAARNWLTNLPEVRTSDYIAFLDDDVTVQEDWLAAFLTVAETDPEIGAVGCKVLHPGEPAMYQYLFRYVAIADHGLLRMSLPAPENMYDTRLYDVIRETRSVMGCLHLLRTSALAGIPAGFDIRFSPSQVDDIDHDIALCLNGYRIMYCGTVACVHHQSSGKNETKATLAKPDLGAIMGNDIKFYFKHADHLDRLKALDNLSLDLGVPLPEF